TAACGCTGTATTACCAATGCCAAGATGGGAATTATCGTAAAAAAATGTTAATTAAACTAATGTTGGATGTTTTTTCGTAATTTTGCGCATTAAAGCATTTTTACAAAAATTAGATAGAAGTTTATGCCGAATCAAAAAATACTGTACATTACTACAGAGATGTATCCATATCAGGAAGATACCAATATGGCTGCAGTGGTAAATAAAATGGCACTTAAGATGCACAACGAAGGCAATGATGTAAGAGTTTTTATGCCAAGATTTGGACAGATAAGTGAAAGAAAATTCCAGCTGCATGAGGTGATCCGCCTTTCAGGAATGAATATCATAATCAATGATCTGGATCAGCCCTTAATTATCAAAGTAGCTTCTCTTCCGGGAGAAAGGCTTCAGGTGTACTTTATTGACAATGAAGAATACTTCAAAAGAAAACAATATTATTTCGATGACGAGGGTAAGGCTTTCGACGATAATGACGAAAGGGCTATTTTCTTCGCGAGAGGGGTTATAGAGACCATCAAAAAACTGAACTGGGTTCCGGACGTTATTCATTTGAATGGCTGGATGGCTTCTTTCGTCCCGATTTATCTAAAAACATATTACGAATCTGATACGTATTTCAAAGACGCAAAAATTGTGCTTTCATTATATAATGAAAAGGATGCGGCACTGGATCAGAACATCGCGGCAAAACTTAAGTTTGACAATATTTCAGGCCTTAAGGCTTTAGAGAACCCAAGTGTAAAGACTTTTGTGGCAGACAGCATGAACTATGTGGACATGGTGGTAAAAGGAGACGAATTTCTGGATGAAGACTTGGATAAGGCCTTTAATGAAACCAGCACGCCGAAGTCGGAATACCTTGATGTAAATTCAATCAATCAACTTTATTAAAACATATTATTTTTAATGATTCATACGATTAAAAAAGCGGTCACCGTATTGTCTATGGTGATTTTTGGAAGTGCACTGCTTTACAATTGTGAGCCGGATGCCGATACGCTTGGTGAGCAGCTGTTTTTGGACGATGCTGCACAGGGTAAGGAAAAGTCTCTCGACATTATTGCTTTTAATATTGATAATAACAACAGCATCAGAAGTGATGCCGGAAAATTAACATATGCCGTTCTGGGTGCTTTCAACGAAGGACAGTTCGGTCTGCAGAAAGCATCATATCTTACCCAGTTGAGGTTATCTACCTATGATCCGGATTTTGGGACAAATGCTGTTGTAGATTCTGTAGTCTTGGTGATGAAGCCTACCTATGCTTCAGATTCTGTTACCACAACTACTGTGGATGATAATTATACGTATTCAACAACAACGGAGGCTAATATAAGTGCCAAAAAAGTAGTGAATACTTATCCGGTCCTGAAATTCGGGAAAGCGAAAAGAACATTCAATATCAATGTAAATGAAGTTACTGAGTTTTTAAAAGGACCTTCTGATACCGTTGTTTCTAACCAGAATTTTGCATATGATGCCGCTAAAACTTTAGGTTCAAAAGAGTTTAAGGGAAGTATCAGTTCCATTGCAATTACAAAAGACGGCGACGGGAGTGCTTTATTCACAGCTTCTGTTCCGGGAATAAGAATTCCGTTGGACAAGACATTCTTCCAGGATAAAATTATCGCTAAAAAAGACCAGCCTGAGCTTCAGGATGCATCGAATTTTATCAGGCACATCAAAGGGCTTAGAATTTCCGTAGCAGAAAATGACGGATATTTATTCCAGTTTTCGCCAAATGATATGGAGCTGATCATGTACTACAAATATGACAAAACAGAAAACGGCGTAACAACCAAAACTCCTGCAACCTATGCTTTTGCTTTGGGCGCTGCCAATACGCATATCGGCCAGTACCAATATGATAGAGCAGGATCTGCATTAGGAACGGCTGCTATCGGTGACAGAAAAAACGGTGATGAAAAATTATTTGCCCAGGGAATGGGTGGACCTTCAATTGGCATAAAGTTTCCGGAATCTACCATTACGGAACTTAAAAAACTGTATGAGGAAAACAAAGCTGCCATCATCAGTGCTAAAATCAGACTGTATACGGATACCAGCTGGAATAACGGTTATGCTAAACCGACAGCTTTTACCTTCGTGCAGAAATATATTTCATCTACTGAGCCAAATGCAACAGTAACCAATTTTACAAATGATGTATTGAATCTGGCCGGATCAAATAATTATACTATTTATAAAGCGTACGATTTAGATAAAAACCCTGCTTATTATGATTTTATCGTTACTAAATCTTTGAAAGATATTGTAGAGCCGAAGTCAAGCACGGAAACCAATACGGAAACCAAAAATCCTACGAAATATTTCAGAATTGATATGGGATCTTTCCAGAGTAATTCTGCAGGTACCGGTTTAGCAGGATATCAGTTTACAACCACTCCCTATAATACAAGCAGGGCTGTATTCGTAGGGTCAAAAACCAGTGACGCGAACAAAGCAACGCTTAGAGTCATTTACGGTACAAAATAAATTTTAAAAAAAAACACTTGATCAATTATGTGTGGAATCGTTGGATATACAGGTTTTCAGGACGCTTACGATATAGTAATTAACGGCCTTAGGAGGCTGGAATACAGAGGGTATGACAGTGCCGGGATTGTTCTTGAAGGCAAAAACAATAAGCTGGAGGTTGAAAAGACGAAAGGAAAAGTAGATGACCTGGTTAGTATTTCCGGAAATTTAAAAGGAACGGCTAATATCGGGATGGGGCATACCCGTTGGGCTACCCACGGTGTTCCGAGTGACAGGAATTCACATCCGCATTTATCCAATAATAATAAACTTGCATTGGTGCATAACGGTATCATTGAAAATTACGATACCATTAAAACCATGCTTACCGAAAAAGGATTTACTTTTAAATCTGAAACCGATACGGAAGTCCTGGTCAATCTTATCCAGTATTTCATGGAACTTACTTCTGAAACGGATTTCCCGACGGCAGTAAGATATGCCCTTAATGAAGTATATGGCGCTTATGCCATTACAGTGATGCATGAAGATTATCCGGGTATACTGGTAGTAGGAAGGCTGGGTTCTCCTTTGGCAATCGGAATCGGGGATAAGGAATATTTTATTGCTTCCGATGCTTCTCCTTTTGTGGAATTTACCAAGGAAGCAATTTATCTGGAAGAAGGGCATATGGCAACCATTTCACTGGAAAACGGAGTGGACATCAGGACCATTATCGCAAATTCTAAAATCGAGCCTGAAATTCAGGAACTGAAAGTGAGCCTTGAACAGATTGAAAAAGGCGGGTACGAACATTTTATGTTAAAAGAAATTTTCGAGCAGCCGAAATCTGTACATGATACCATGAGAGGAAGACTGCTGGTGGAGGAAGGTGTGATTAAAATGGCCGGAATCTGGGATCATATCGAGAAATTCAAGAATGCAAACAGGATCATCATCATTGCCTGCGGAACATCATGGCATGCGGGCCTTATCGGAGAGTACCTGATCGAGGAATATGCCAGGATCCCGGTTGAAGTGGAGTATGCTTCAGAATTCAGATACAGAAACCCGATTATCACCGATAAAGATGTGGTGATTGCCATTTCCCAGTCCGGAGAAACGGCAGATACCATGGCTGCATTGAAGCTGGCTAAAGAAAGAGGGGCATTTATTTATGGAATCTGTAATGTGGTAGATTCTTCAATCGCCCGGATTACAGACGCCGGTTCCTATACACACGCCGGTCCTGAAATCGGGGTGGCTTCTACAAAAGCCTTTACTGCACAGCTTACCATCCTTACCTTAATTGCGTTTAAATTAGGAAAGCATAACGGAAACCTGGGGAATGCAGAATTCATGAGCTTAATTGCTGAACTTGATGTCATTCCTAAGAGAATTGAAGATGTTCTGGCCTCTACCCATGACCTGGTGCAGGAAATTGCCAAAGACTTTATCAATACAACCAACTTCCTGTATTTAGGAAGAGGCTATAATTATCCTGCTGCTTTGGAAGGTGCCTTGAAATTGAAAGAAATCTCATACATTCATGCGGAAGGGTATCCTGCTGCCGAAATGAAGCATGGCCCGATAGCCTTAATTGATGAAAATATGCCGATTGTTATTATTGCTCCGAAAAAAGGGCATTATGATAAAATTGTAAGCAATGTACAGGAAATCAAGGCAAGAAAAGGGAAGGTGATTGCAGTGGTAAATAAAGGAGATACTCAGGTAAGTGCAATGGCAGATTATGTGATTGAGATTCCTGAAACATCAGAGTGTTTCTCACCAATTGTAGCTTCAGTGCCGTTACAGCTTCTTGCATACTATATCGCCGTATACAGGGGAGCAAATGTGGACCAGCCGAGAAACCTGGCAAAATCTGTAACGGTAGAATAAAAATTATGGACAAATAAAATAAATTTAGATTTCTTCCGTTATTTCAAAAAAAATCTTAAAAGTTTCTTAAAAAAATTATATATTTACGGCTTAATTATAAAAATTAACATGAAAAGGATATTTCTTTTATTATTGTCTGCGTCGGTAGCATCGGTATCTTGTTCAGGTGGGGGATCTTCTTCTGTCGGAAAACCCGGAACAAAAGGAGAATTGATACCTAGAGAAAAAACAAAATCATTTGTTGCAGAAAGGCCATTCGGAATGGTGGCAATTCCTGCAGGTTCTTTTGTTGCAGGTTTAACTGATCAGGATTTCACAAACAGTCCTGAAAAAGCTCAAGCAAAAACCGTTACTGTTTCCTCTTTCTTCATGGATGAAGCAGAAACTACAAATGCAGAATACAGGGTATTTATCAATTATGTAAGAGATTCTATTGCCAGAACTTTACTTGCTGAGGCTGCCGGAGAAGGCGGAGAAGGCAAAGGAAGAGGGACAAACATCGGAGACTATGCATACCTTGCCCAGAAAGAAGAAAATTTAACACCTTATCAGGAATATCTTGAAGCTCAGGGAGGCGGAGATGAAACTACTTTTGACCCTACAAAAAAAATCGACTGGAAAGTTCCATTGCACTGGAATACCTCTAAATATCCTGATGTAGAATACGCAGAAGTTTTGGAATCCATGTATCTGCCGGCTTCTTCAAGAGTCAGCAATGAAAGAATACTTGACGTTAGTAAACTTAAATATACTTATCGATGGGGAGATATGGATGCTGCCCTGGCCGACAGAGAAAGAGGCGTAAACTATCTTAGAAGTGAAAGTATTGCCATCTATCCGGATACAACCGTTTGGGTGAAAGATTTCCACTTTGCCTATAACGAACCGTTGTTCGAACAGTATTTCTGGCACAAAGCCTACAAAGACTATCCTGTAGTCGGAGTAACCTGGGACCAGGCAAGAGCTTATTGTAACTTCAGATCCAAACTGAAATCTGACTATAACGAAAGCTTAAAAAGAAGAAAACAAAGACCACTGATCTTCAGGCTGCCTACGGAAATCGAATGGGAATATGCTGCAAGAGGCGGAATGGAAAATGCTACTTACCCTTGGGGAGGTCCTTATTTGATGGATGACAGAGGTTGCTACCTGGCAAACTTCAAACCTAAGAGAGGTAACTATATGGAAGACGACAAAAAAGGTACTTATACATATACGGCTCCTGTAAAGAAATTCAAGAAAAACGGATTTGGATTATTTGACATGGCCGGAAACGTTTCTGAATGGACAGAATCTGCCTACAACAATTCTTCATACGGATTCTCATCTACTTTAAACCCTTCTACCAAAGACAGGACTGATGATAAAAGATCAGTACGAGGAGGATCTTGGAAAGATGTAGGTTACATGTTGATGACCGGTGCCAGAGATTGGGAAAGAAAAGATTCAGCAAGAAGCTATATCGGATTCAGAACAGTACAGGATATTCCTGAAGCTGCTGTTAAGCCAAGAAGAGTTAACAGATAATTCAATTCTATCATACCATTACTTTCAACAATAATTTTAATTTAACACTTAAAAAAACTAACTTATATGTTTAAGACTAAAGATGCTTGGATGAACTTCTTTTATTCATTCGGTGCTGCAATTGTAATTCTTGGAGCTTGGCTTAAAATTACTCACATTACCTTAGGGCCTATTAATGGTAACATAGCCCTTACCGTGGGACTTATCACAGAAGCAATTATCTTCATCATTTTCGCTTTCGACCCGCCAAAATCAGAAGAGTCTTATGCTTGGGAAAATGTGTATCCTGAATTACTGGATAAGCATGCCAACCCAAACCCACTGCATTCAAATAATGCGTCTAAAAATGTTTCCGCTCAGTTTGCTGAAATGGAAAATTCACTTTCAACCAAATTGGACAAAATGCTTGCCGATGCCAAACTTGATGTTCAGTTATTTGACAGATTAAGAACAGGGATCGATAAATTTTCAAACTCAGTGGATCAGATCAACCAGACGGTTGACGTATCAGCATCCACTCATAAATATAATGAGCAATTAAATAAAGCAGCTCAGCATATGGAAAGCATGAATGCTTTGTATGCCATGCAGCTGGAAAACGGACAGAGACAGTCTGAATTTGCTAAAAAATATGTGCAGGATATGCAGAAGTCTGCTGAACATTCAGAAAAATTCAATCAAGAATTACAAGGTTTAACATCAAACTTAAATAATCTAAACAGAGTTTATGGTGGTATGCTAACTGCTATGAAATCTTAATTCCTAAACCATTTCTAAAATTTAACTACTTAATCTTAATTAAACAAACAAAGAAAAGAGAATGGCACAAGGAAAACAGACCCCTCGTCAGAAGATGATCAACCTGATGTATTTGGTGTTCATCGCAATGATGGCCCTAAATATTGATGCAGAAATCATCAGATCATATTATGATTCCACTAAAGCGCTTAATGAGACCAGAACTTTAACAGAGCGAAAAAACGAAAAGATTTTCGAGAAGACGCTTGAAGCTAAAGCACAGCAGGTACCGGATACTTATGCTCAGCCCTGGGCACAATATCAGGTTTTAAGGGATAAAATTAATGTATTGGTAAAATCCGCTCAGGAAATCAAAGATCAGCTTAAAAAGAAATCAGAATTCCATGAGAAAGACAAAGCCGGAAAGGATATCGATGTAAGCGAGAATTTCGCAGCATTGAACAACAATGAAGCGACAACAGAATATTTCTTTAAGGAAGGAGATGAAAATGCACCTTCAAAAGGTGCTCTGGATTTAAAAGCCAAAATTGATGACGTAAGAAATTATATCAATTCAACTTTCGGTAACAACCCTCAGTTAAAAGATTTAGTAGAAAGAGCCAATAAATCTTTAATCGCGGAATATCCCAAAGGGAAATCTCCTAACGATAAAACGTGGTTCCAGAATAAATTCTATCACCAGCCGTTAATTGCAGCCATCTCTAACCTGGAGATCATTCAGAATGATGCAAGAAACGTGCAGTCTGACGCATTGGCATTGATGCTTCAGGAAAAAGTAGATGCCAGTATCAAGTTTACCAGCTATGAAGCAATTGTTTCCGCGCCTGTAGATGTAGTATCCGGTAAGCCGGCTGAAGCAGTAATCATGTTAGGAAACTATTCTAACAGCAACAAGATTTCCATGTCCGGCGTAAGCAGACAGGAAAACGGAAAAGGATATGCTTCACTTAATACAAGCGGAATAGGAGAACGCACATTAAGCGGAAATATTACTTTAACGGATGCTACAGGTAAAGCACAAAGCTTCCCGTTCACGCATACATATAATGTAATTGCAGGTCCTCAGGAAGTAAAACTTCAGAAAGGATTATTGCTTTCTGCAGATAAGATGAATGTAATGTACAGAAATCTTGATAACCCTGTATCAGGTTCTATTTTAGGTGCTGACAACGCAAAACTTTCATTATCTGCTCCGGGAGCTACTGTGAAAAATACAGGTCCTGGAAGATGGGATGTTAAACCTGGTTCCGGAAATGTTCTTAAAATTACATTATCGGGTACAGATCCTTACGGTAAATCTATTTCTCAGGTATTTGAATACAGAATTAAAAATGTACCGCCGCCACAAGGACAGATCAGAGGGAAGAATATGCTGACAATGCCGGCTGGCTCAGTGGAGAACCAGCAACTTCAGGCAGTTATTC
The sequence above is a segment of the Chryseobacterium sp. JJR-5R genome. Coding sequences within it:
- a CDS encoding glycogen/starch synthase, which codes for MPNQKILYITTEMYPYQEDTNMAAVVNKMALKMHNEGNDVRVFMPRFGQISERKFQLHEVIRLSGMNIIINDLDQPLIIKVASLPGERLQVYFIDNEEYFKRKQYYFDDEGKAFDDNDERAIFFARGVIETIKKLNWVPDVIHLNGWMASFVPIYLKTYYESDTYFKDAKIVLSLYNEKDAALDQNIAAKLKFDNISGLKALENPSVKTFVADSMNYVDMVVKGDEFLDEDLDKAFNETSTPKSEYLDVNSINQLY
- a CDS encoding DUF4270 family protein, whose amino-acid sequence is MIHTIKKAVTVLSMVIFGSALLYNCEPDADTLGEQLFLDDAAQGKEKSLDIIAFNIDNNNSIRSDAGKLTYAVLGAFNEGQFGLQKASYLTQLRLSTYDPDFGTNAVVDSVVLVMKPTYASDSVTTTTVDDNYTYSTTTEANISAKKVVNTYPVLKFGKAKRTFNINVNEVTEFLKGPSDTVVSNQNFAYDAAKTLGSKEFKGSISSIAITKDGDGSALFTASVPGIRIPLDKTFFQDKIIAKKDQPELQDASNFIRHIKGLRISVAENDGYLFQFSPNDMELIMYYKYDKTENGVTTKTPATYAFALGAANTHIGQYQYDRAGSALGTAAIGDRKNGDEKLFAQGMGGPSIGIKFPESTITELKKLYEENKAAIISAKIRLYTDTSWNNGYAKPTAFTFVQKYISSTEPNATVTNFTNDVLNLAGSNNYTIYKAYDLDKNPAYYDFIVTKSLKDIVEPKSSTETNTETKNPTKYFRIDMGSFQSNSAGTGLAGYQFTTTPYNTSRAVFVGSKTSDANKATLRVIYGTK
- the glmS gene encoding glutamine--fructose-6-phosphate transaminase (isomerizing), which codes for MCGIVGYTGFQDAYDIVINGLRRLEYRGYDSAGIVLEGKNNKLEVEKTKGKVDDLVSISGNLKGTANIGMGHTRWATHGVPSDRNSHPHLSNNNKLALVHNGIIENYDTIKTMLTEKGFTFKSETDTEVLVNLIQYFMELTSETDFPTAVRYALNEVYGAYAITVMHEDYPGILVVGRLGSPLAIGIGDKEYFIASDASPFVEFTKEAIYLEEGHMATISLENGVDIRTIIANSKIEPEIQELKVSLEQIEKGGYEHFMLKEIFEQPKSVHDTMRGRLLVEEGVIKMAGIWDHIEKFKNANRIIIIACGTSWHAGLIGEYLIEEYARIPVEVEYASEFRYRNPIITDKDVVIAISQSGETADTMAALKLAKERGAFIYGICNVVDSSIARITDAGSYTHAGPEIGVASTKAFTAQLTILTLIAFKLGKHNGNLGNAEFMSLIAELDVIPKRIEDVLASTHDLVQEIAKDFINTTNFLYLGRGYNYPAALEGALKLKEISYIHAEGYPAAEMKHGPIALIDENMPIVIIAPKKGHYDKIVSNVQEIKARKGKVIAVVNKGDTQVSAMADYVIEIPETSECFSPIVASVPLQLLAYYIAVYRGANVDQPRNLAKSVTVE
- the gldK gene encoding gliding motility lipoprotein GldK, translated to MKRIFLLLLSASVASVSCSGGGSSSVGKPGTKGELIPREKTKSFVAERPFGMVAIPAGSFVAGLTDQDFTNSPEKAQAKTVTVSSFFMDEAETTNAEYRVFINYVRDSIARTLLAEAAGEGGEGKGRGTNIGDYAYLAQKEENLTPYQEYLEAQGGGDETTFDPTKKIDWKVPLHWNTSKYPDVEYAEVLESMYLPASSRVSNERILDVSKLKYTYRWGDMDAALADRERGVNYLRSESIAIYPDTTVWVKDFHFAYNEPLFEQYFWHKAYKDYPVVGVTWDQARAYCNFRSKLKSDYNESLKRRKQRPLIFRLPTEIEWEYAARGGMENATYPWGGPYLMDDRGCYLANFKPKRGNYMEDDKKGTYTYTAPVKKFKKNGFGLFDMAGNVSEWTESAYNNSSYGFSSTLNPSTKDRTDDKRSVRGGSWKDVGYMLMTGARDWERKDSARSYIGFRTVQDIPEAAVKPRRVNR
- the gldL gene encoding gliding motility protein GldL, producing the protein MFKTKDAWMNFFYSFGAAIVILGAWLKITHITLGPINGNIALTVGLITEAIIFIIFAFDPPKSEESYAWENVYPELLDKHANPNPLHSNNASKNVSAQFAEMENSLSTKLDKMLADAKLDVQLFDRLRTGIDKFSNSVDQINQTVDVSASTHKYNEQLNKAAQHMESMNALYAMQLENGQRQSEFAKKYVQDMQKSAEHSEKFNQELQGLTSNLNNLNRVYGGMLTAMKS
- a CDS encoding GldM family protein, whose amino-acid sequence is MAQGKQTPRQKMINLMYLVFIAMMALNIDAEIIRSYYDSTKALNETRTLTERKNEKIFEKTLEAKAQQVPDTYAQPWAQYQVLRDKINVLVKSAQEIKDQLKKKSEFHEKDKAGKDIDVSENFAALNNNEATTEYFFKEGDENAPSKGALDLKAKIDDVRNYINSTFGNNPQLKDLVERANKSLIAEYPKGKSPNDKTWFQNKFYHQPLIAAISNLEIIQNDARNVQSDALALMLQEKVDASIKFTSYEAIVSAPVDVVSGKPAEAVIMLGNYSNSNKISMSGVSRQENGKGYASLNTSGIGERTLSGNITLTDATGKAQSFPFTHTYNVIAGPQEVKLQKGLLLSADKMNVMYRNLDNPVSGSILGADNAKLSLSAPGATVKNTGPGRWDVKPGSGNVLKITLSGTDPYGKSISQVFEYRIKNVPPPQGQIRGKNMLTMPAGSVENQQLQAVIPDFDFPVSFNVTSFMVRVPGRASMQVQGNSLQGAAGMFRNLRPGDGVYIFDIKATATGLGGTIVPNISPVLINVQ